Proteins from a genomic interval of Cucumis melo cultivar AY chromosome 7, USDA_Cmelo_AY_1.0, whole genome shotgun sequence:
- the LOC103487637 gene encoding carbon catabolite repressor protein 4 homolog 4 — MVAPLSSSLHQFPIRFLTRNILRNMSAVQSPKHPKFISVEGADIYSRSKSDGIRFRFVSYNILAQVYVKSSFFPHSPSSCLKWKARSQAILAVLKNLEADFLCLQEVDEYDTFYKGNLERCGYSSLYIQRSGQKRDGCGIFFKHEKAELIIEDRIEYNDLVDSIQDDSGSCEDKSEDVVTSASNDVESNKGSSPKTTVAYRGDPNDPRVRLKRDCVGIMAAFKLEQPFHHVVIVANTHLYWDPEWADVKLAQAKYLLSRLARFKSLVAEKFECTPSILLAGDFNSTPGDKVYQYLVSGNSSSGFSPECLEELPLPLCSVYANILGSEPSFTNFTPGFTGTLDYIFFSPSDSIRPVSFLELPESDWPEIIGGLPNHSYPSDHLPIAADFEITME; from the exons ATGGTTGCACCTCTTTCCTCTTCTCTCCATCAGTTTCCCATTCGCTTTCTTACCAG AAATATTTTACGGAACATGAGTGCAGTACAATCACCAAAACATCCAAAGTTCATCTCTGTGGAAGGGGCTGACATTTACTCAAGAAGTAAATCTGATG GTATCAGATTTCGTTTTGTTTCTTACAATATTTTAGCGCAG GTCTACGTGAAGAGTTCTTTTTTTCCACATTCTCCATCCTCGTGCCTCAA GTGGAAGGCTCGATCGCAAGCAATTTTAGCAGTCCTTAAGAATCTTGAGGCTGATTTTCTCTGTCTACAG GAAGTTGATGAATATGATACCTTTTACAAAGGAAATTTGGAAAGATGTGGATATTCCAGCTTGTATATCCAGAGAAGTGGGCAGAAACGTGATGGATGTGGGATTTTTTTCAAGCATGAAAA AGCTGAGTTGATCATAGAGGATAGAATTGAATACAATGATCTTGTAGACTCTATACAAGATGATAGTGGTTCTTGTGAAGATAAGTCTGAAGATGTCGTAACCAGTGCTAGTAATGATGTTGAATCAAACAAGG GTTCATCACCAAAAACCACCGTAGCCTATCGTGGGGATCCTAATGATCCCCGAGTAAGATTAAAACGTGATTGCGTAGGGATTATGGCTGCTTTTAAACTTGAGCAGCCTTTTCATCATGTTGTAATTGTAGCCAACACCCATCTTTACTG GGATCCAGAATGGGCTGATGTGAAGCTCGCTCAGGCTAAGTATCTTTTATCACGCCTAGCTCGATTCAAATCTTTAGTTGCTGAAAAGTTTGAATGCACACCCTCAATACTTTTGGCTGGcgatttcaattcaaccccagGAGATAAG GTATACCAATACCTTGTCTCAGGCAACTCTTCTTCTGGATTTTCCCCTGAATGTTTGGAAGAGCTTCCTTTACCCCTTTGTAGTGTTTATGCCAACATTCTAGGAAGTGAACCTTCCTTTACAAACTTCACCCCTGGCTTCACTGGCACTCTTGATTACATATTCTTCTCACCTTCTGACTCTATAAGACCCGTTAGCTTTCTAGAGCTCCCAGAATCAGACTGGCCAGAGATTATTGGTGGGTTACCTAATCATAGCTACCCAAGTGATCATCTTCCTATTGCTGCTGATTTTGAAATCACAATGGAATAA